The Archocentrus centrarchus isolate MPI-CPG fArcCen1 chromosome 1, fArcCen1, whole genome shotgun sequence genome includes the window cagctttcaggcccctcttctgtggaaccagctcccagcttggattcaggagactgacaccctctctatttttaagatgaggcttaaaaccttcccttttgatcaagcttatagttagggctggatcagaggACCCTGAACCCacccttagttacgctgcaataggcctaggctgctggggggttcccgtgatgcactgagtgtttcactcgggtttatacaccactctgcatttaataattagttaGTAACCTCTGGCTCACACAGCACGTCTTTCAGTGTGATGAAATAAACTCTCATTCAGATGAGAGAAACACATGCATGGGTCAGACCCACTGGCTTACATCAGCTGTAAAATTCAGTGCTTTCCACGAGAAAATAAAACGGGCAGAAATCTCGAGCGCTTTCTCCCCTCTGCTGTTTATGTGCTTTAAAAGGAAATGTGCTTGCTGCATTTAGTAACTGCATCCTCACTAAGTCATTACTGTGTGGGCTCAGCAGCCTCAAAGTGAAGGAGAACCCCTACTCttataaaaatgaatacattgaACTGAGGCAAACGCACTCATCCACAGCTGGATGCAAAGAAAGGTCAGGAAAGTTTCTCCATCCTCTGAGTGTGGGATGACCTGTTGGAGGAGTTTCAGCATCTGAGAGTGTTGTTCACATTAAATCTTTTGTCAgttgaattgaaaataaaagtctAAAATCTATTTGAGAGTGTAGAGTAAACCTGAGGACATGTCAACAGGcctcatagtgtgtgtgtgtgtgtgtgtgtgtgtgtgtgtgtgtgtgtgtagtgatgTGAGTGCATAAGAGCTCTCGGGTGATGGTGTGGTGGCTCTGAGAAGAGCCTTTGTGTAGTTGTATTGTGAGTGTGAGCGCTCACTTCTTCTTGGCTGGCGCGGCCTTCTTGACTTTGGGCTTGGCTGCTTTCTTAGCGGGGGCTTTCCTGGCTGCTGCGGGGGCCTTCTTGGGCGCCTTTTTGGGGCTCTTGGCGGCCGCTTTCTTGGGGGTCTTGGCGGCCGCTTTCTTGGCGGCTGCTGCGGGCTTCTTGGCCTTCTTGGGGGACTTCTTAGCGGCTGCGGCGGGCTTTTTGGCTGCCGCCGTCTTCTTGGGCTTCTTGGCCGCTGCTGGTTTCTTGGCCGCGGCGGGCTTCTTGGCTTTAGCAGCGGCTTTCTTGGCGGGCTTCTTCTCTTTACCCTCAGCCGCCTTCTTGCTCATCTTGAAGGACCCGGAGGCCCCGGTGCCCTTGGTCTGGACCAGAGTCCCCTTAGCCACCAGGCTCTTGATGGCGGTCTTGACGCGCGCCTTGTTCTTGTCCACATCGTAACCTCCGGCGGCCAGAGCCTTCTTGAGAGCGGCTGCGGACACGCCGCTGCGCTCCTTGGAAGCAGCCACGGTTTTAACGATGAGCTCGCCGACGCTGGGGCCGGCCTTCTTGGGCTTGGAGGGcgttgtcttcttcttcttggccgCTTTGGCCGGAGCGGCGGccggagctggagctggagcttcTTCAGACATTTTCCACGTCGCTTCCGCACTGGGAGCAAAAACACGAGAGTCACGGTACAGTGATGGAAGCTCGCAGCGCGGCGCTGCACTTAAACACACCATGAGAACCGTGGAGAGTGAAGGCAGCGCGTGGGGCTCCTGCGCGCGGCCTGAGCGGCtccactttgtgttttgtgtccGGGATCAAAGGGCTCCAGGTGTGCGTGTGAACCGCCCTGCAGAGCGACGCTGAAGCGGACCGCAGCGGACACGCGTCTCCTGTCGTCGGCCTCATGCggagctctgctgctgtctgcgcTTTGTCGGTGGAGCCTCCGGAGCTCGGCGGCTCCGCGCGGAGTGCAGCGCTGCTCGGCGCCTTCTGCCCCTCTTTGCTCCGCTGAAAGGATGAGGACGCAGCGCAGCTCCGTGAAAAGCGGTTTTGTGGATGAGCCGCATGCTGGCTGACAGGCTCCGAGTTGAGAGCAGCATCTGCTGAGCGCAGCTGGGGAACAAAGTGAAGCTGCTGAGCTCGCAGCAAACACACCGAGGATGCTGGAGGCTGATGGCGCAGCCGCACTCGTGTGAGAGCTGCTCGCTTCAAAGCAAACCACAGCCGAGAGCTGGACTCCCGGATGGGTCACTGTTGAAGAGCAGACGGTTCATATTTGTCCTGACAGGATCTGCCCGCAGCTCGCTGCCACATTTGGACCTGTCCCATCGCTGCCTCTCAGCTGATGCTGGAGACGCCAGTCTGTTTTCTCAGCACAGTTTTCCAGCTTGTAGCCATGTCCCCATGTGAACAACGAGCCAGGTTCATGCTGGTGGAATACTTCTTCTTTCTAATGTGCTTCCATTGCCAGAGATGAGGGACAAAAATCTACTGCTCTGTCTGCCCCAGAGTTTCATGAAATCAAAGAGTGTTTGTGGTGCTTTGAGCACAGAGCTGCTCCAGGAGGGTCAAAGGAGTGCCACAGTGCTACTATATACTCTAAGGCACAACcaatgtctcttttttttttctttcaaaataaaaaattgggTTTGCCAAAATTGACAGGTTCAGAAGATATTTGTATGCTTTATATGTTGTCTCATGAAGCCTGTCTCATATGAAATTTCCTGCATGTTTTCCATTATTTGGACATTTCTCTAAGAAACTGCTGAAtgtaggaggaggaagaggtgaaAGATGTTCTGGTGCAAATACGTCCAAAGGTTTTCAACTAGTTAGAGATCATAATTTGATTCACATTATCTTCATTCTCATCAGGCCACTGAACCTCCACTCTGTGTGTTGGAGTCCATTCCCATCATgatagaaatgtttcatcagAGGATGAATGAATCACTCAGAGGTGCTTTGTATTGGTTCTGGAGTGAGCCTTCCCTCTGAGAGTACACAGACCCAAACCATGACACCATGCAATATCAGGGCCACTCACGTCCTCACTGAAGGTCTCAGTGGTTAATGTTTTTCCTGTAATTTGTCACCAATGTGTTTAGTGAAACCTGCgatgaaccttctctgtgaaacaaagcagaaaatgcCTGATTTCAGTCTGTGTTCATGGAAATAAAGTCATTTTTGCTCACACACATAGAACCACTgaacttcctttttttcccctgactaaacaaaaaaaaagaaattctctAGTTTGGCTTGTTGTGGGCACCATGTCACTGCTGGGAGTGTCACACAGGGCCTACAGCCCATGCAGGGAGGAAGCTTCTATCTTTCAGTGCAGCCTCATTTTAAACAggacaaaatgacacaaagtaGTTGCACCTCTAATTGTGCACAACTTTAAACCTTTATACAATTCAACACTGAAGGCAGGATCTCCAGGAGACTGAAAGGAATCAGATGAATGAAGGAATGAGGTGAAAAGTTCAGCTGGAGTGGGAAGAGTATGAGGACAAACTGCTTCAGTCTCAGCTTCAGTTGGGTGAGCTTTAACTCAGTCATTAACAGATGAGCAGTCTCTGTTTTAACTTTGCCTCTTCATCACTTCGTGAATCAAGGAAAACCAACACgacaaaacaaaattttaatatcctgcagcagcaggattGACACACCTGTGGAGTGGagaagtgctcagtgcatcatgggaaccaaCACCACAGCTGTCATTACGAAAGCCCACAAACACCTGTACTTCCTGAGGAAGAGGCCCTTTCACAGCTGTGTGGTGGAGAGCATCATGATGTAGATGTTGTCAGACTGCTGAACCATTACACCTCCATATACTCACTGGTGATGCTACACCTTTCCAATTGAAGCCTCTTCAGAACACCACGTGACAAAAGCCAAACGAGGCCCCGTTTTCCGAAATCACGTGACTGCCTCGTTACGTGATTCCAGTTGctgaaaaagaggaagtgttCTGGGTGATCTGAGCCACTGTTAGAGCAATAATTAccccctctcacacacacactttctgtaaGTGTTTATCTTCAAACACCACTTTAGTCTTTAGTCTATATACAACACTTTGATATACCACAACTGATGTAATGAAACATATATAACACGATCagcatagatttatttaatctggTTTTACAATACCTCAAATTGAGATtgacatcattttaaaattatgcttAGAGCACCGCCGGCCAACATGTAACAGCAGGGATGCGGTACATCAAACGcccagcagatgtcagcactGCTGAATATGTTAAACGTTCAGGCGTTTGGTGAAGCAGCTGACTGCAAAGATTCGACACAGTCATAGGACCTCATCACCCCATACACTGCACACAGCATCCCATAATGCCCCACACTCGCACACAAGATACATATTGTTACCGTGGCATCAGAATACAGGTGTAAAACTTCagccttctcacacacacacacacaaactatatgtatacatacacactatatgtatacatacacacaaagatAAAGACAGAACGAGCTCTTGTTGTATAGTGTGTGGCTCTTAGAAGAGCCGTTGTGTTGTGGGTTGAGAGCAGACGAGTTACTTGGAGCTGGTGTATTTGGTGACGGCCTTGGTGCCCTCGGACACGGCGTGCTTGGCCAGCTCCCCGGGAAGCAGAAGGCGGACGGCGGTCTGGATCTCCCTGGAGGTGATGGTGGAGCGCTTGTTGTAGTGAGCAAGGCGGGAGGCCTCCGAAGCGATACGCTCGAAGATGTCGTTGACGAACGAGTTCATAATGCTCATGGCCTTGGATGAGATGCCGGTGTCGGGGTGGACCTGCTTCAGCACCTTGTACACGTAGATGGCGTAGCTCTCCTTCctggtcttcctcttcttcttgccTCCCTTTCCAGTGGTCTTCGTCACCGCTTTCTTGGAGCCCTTCTTGGGCGCAGACTTGGCGGGTTCAGGCATCCTGCTTCCTCGTTACTTTACAGCAACCAGTGTGGTTCCACAGCAGGAGCTGCTCCTCTTATAGAGGCTGCATGCTAATGTTGCTGCGCCGACCCTCGGCTCTCATTGGCTTAATGATTTCCGTGTAAAGTTACGTGGGCACGCACACAGCAGACAGGCGGGGAACTCTGCAATTGTTCACTCTGCTCAGCAGCAAATCCGGGAAACGTTTTCCTTTTTCCAAACAGTAGTGCGCATGTCACGGATGACGTATTTATGTGAGAGGCCTATGCAGCAGACAATCAAACACCGGAAGAGTTCAGACACATTCAGTGTgagagcagagagcagagagcagagagcagagaggaCTAAAGTGTGTCTGAAGCCAGTCTGAGCTGATcgcactgaaacacaaaaaccttCACCATTCAGCTCCACCTGCTCCTACCAGCTGCAGCTGGGAAGGATGAAAATTAAGCAGTGAGAGCTtccagaacccccccccccccacacactctTGTTctgttgcgtgtgtgtgtgtgtgtgatgcctatcccagctgacatagggcgagaggcagggtacaccctgtacaggtcaccagcctatcACAAACACTCATTCATACGtacaggcagcacggtggcgcggtggttagcactgctgcctaccatctggaaggcctggctTTGATTCCTCCTTAGCCCAGgctgctcctcctctctctgtgtggagtttgtatgttgtCTGCGTGGGTTAggtccggtttcctcccacagtccaaagacatgcacttactggggttaggttaattggccactctaaacaCTGTTGTCCTGCTTGgaattatttcatgttttttacccttttattttgtattttatatttaatgttgtTACCTGGTCTCTCCTCACTGATGGCACTTCCTCAGCTCAGTTTTATGTGGTGGGAAAagactgtgtggagtttgcatgttcacccGTGTGTGTCGGTTTCCTCTGGGACATTTATCGGTCGATTCGAGGATCAAAtacctgttgtgaattttgccgttaagcgcctcgttagagaacagcaacttgtgcaaaaagttctgaaccatttaacagttggacatgtgcattcaaaagcttagagaaggtcacattaagttcacctgcAAAGGTTcgaatgcattttaggctcgtcctgaaatttcacccaaaagccaaatatccctaactttttgtgaaTAGTGTATATAAAaaggactagttcttatatagtgcttttctactctgagcactcaaagcacttatagaCTATATTCATTCAAattcagccactggtgtgaaattattttaatgaaactgaaaaataccTCAAACATTAACTATAAATATATCTGAAAATAACAGTTTGAGTTGACTGTCGAGTCTTATTTGCAGCACATTTCAAACAGAAgctcacacattcacattcagccCTCCAAAAACTGAACAGTAATCAGTCCTTTAAGATGTGTTCATGAAGCACAGCTGTCCTCTACAACACTCAGGTGGCCCAGTATGTGGTACTGAAATCAGCCAGTTTGCTGTTTTGCACAGCACTAgttctgtgtgtgcagatgtgtgaGAATGTGAGCTGGTGTGTTACTACATGGTGATAAGAGCCCATAATAATATCTGCCTCTCCTTCATCTCACCTGTGTTGAACACCTGTGAGAACTGGCACAGTCCCAGGTCTGCAActtggtgtttgtgtttaatggcaatataaaaatgcaagactacaggtgctggtcatacaACTACAATATCAAgaaaaagttgatttcagtaattccattaaaaaaaattaaacagaaaatctatgggctattgtgaagagaaagatgtgataccccagacccaacaattcagaagagctgagcagtgccacagactgatcgactccatggcACGTcccattactgcagtaatccaggcagaaggagccccaactaagtactgagtgctgtacatgtgtAATGTTGTATAATAACACTTCGAAGTCATAACCACAAAGCTATGCTGCAAACAGGAATCATTTGTCCTCATTAAACGTGTGGGCGGCCCTTAAAAGgacctttgtgtgtttgtagttGTGTGTCTGAGCTGTGACCTTAACCTCCAAAGCCGTACAGAGTGCGGCCCTGCCTCTTGAGCGCGTACACCACGTCCATTGCGGTCACGGTCTTCCTCTTGGCGTGCTCGGTGTAGGTGACGGCGTCACGGATGACGTTCTCCAGGAACACCTTGAGCACCCCGCGGGTCTCCTCGTAGATCAGACCGGAAATACGCTTGACACCACCGCGGCGAGCCAGGCGGCGGATGGCGGGCTTGGTGATTCCCTGGATGTTATCACGGAGAACCTTGCGGTGACGCTTAGCGCCTCCTTTTCCGAGTCCTTTGCCTCCCTTACCTCTTCCACTCATTTTCACTGGTCAGTCAAAAGATCGTGAATTAACTTGCCGACGTGCTCACAGCTATTTCAGGGCGCTCTGAGGACGTAATTGAGAACAGGGGCGGGTCTTATTCGTGGCCGTGGGCAGCATCAGCGCCACCTGCTGACCGGTAGCAGGAATGATGTAGAGAATGAGGAAGACACTGATGAGACTCAGCAGATCGATGCGCTCTCAGGCCTGCTGGACTTCCTCTGATCTCTCTGCTCTCACTGAGCTTCACTGTAGTCTGAAATTCATCAACATGCTGCATGGATGGAGGTTTCAAAcattcaaaagagaaaacagaataAAGAGCCATATCTGTAcatccaacaaaacaaaataacaccTTAAAGTAACTaaacttttactgtattttgcGGACCAtcggattataaggcgcactgccgatttttgagaaaatttgaggattttaagtgcgccttatagtctGAAAAATATGGTATGCTTGCAAAGGAGCAGGAAGTATAAACGTATATGATCCTACCCTCCTTCCTGTCTAATGAATGATAATAATATCCATCTTACTTTCTAATGACCTGCCAATGATCAAGAAATACATAAATGCCTTCTTACCTACACATTAATATACATACTGCatatatttgcatttatatattgcaattctatatatatatatatatatatatatatatatatatattaatatatacacacacaaacgtaTATACaaatacatgcatacacacGTGTGTGAGATTTGTTCTTTACCTGAATAATTCTCAGGTTTGTGCTAAGAGACACTTTATTGCACATTTGCAATTatgataaggaaaaaaaaaactgcagcaaatccTGCATTGCTTTCAATAATTCCCACAAAAACATATATCCTTGTTATGGATAGtaacagacagcagcaggaggcGCTGTCCTG containing:
- the LOC115779574 gene encoding histone H1-like — translated: MSEEAPAPAPAAAPAKAAKKKKTTPSKPKKAGPSVGELIVKTVAASKERSGVSAAALKKALAAGGYDVDKNKARVKTAIKSLVAKGTLVQTKGTGASGSFKMSKKAAEGKEKKPAKKAAAKAKKPAAAKKPAAAKKPKKTAAAKKPAAAAKKSPKKAKKPAAAAKKAAAKTPKKAAAKSPKKAPKKAPAAARKAPAKKAAKPKVKKAAPAKKK
- the LOC115779590 gene encoding histone H2B 1/2-like → MPEPAKSAPKKGSKKAVTKTTGKGGKKKRKTRKESYAIYVYKVLKQVHPDTGISSKAMSIMNSFVNDIFERIASEASRLAHYNKRSTITSREIQTAVRLLLPGELAKHAVSEGTKAVTKYTSSNNWNHVTRQSRDFGKRGLVWLLSRGVLKRLQLERCSITSEYMEV
- the LOC115779751 gene encoding histone H4, with protein sequence MSGRGKGGKGLGKGGAKRHRKVLRDNIQGITKPAIRRLARRGGVKRISGLIYEETRGVLKVFLENVIRDAVTYTEHAKRKTVTAMDVVYALKRQGRTLYGFGG